The Azospirillum baldaniorum genome contains a region encoding:
- the clpS gene encoding ATP-dependent Clp protease adapter ClpS, protein MAENDKHGDEGTTTGVVIKTKPKTKKPSMYKVLMLNDDYTPMEFVVHVLERFFAKSREEATRIMLHVHRRGVGLCGVFTYEVAETKVTQVMDFARQHQHPLQCTLEKD, encoded by the coding sequence ATGGCCGAAAACGACAAGCACGGCGACGAGGGCACTACCACGGGCGTGGTTATCAAAACCAAGCCTAAGACTAAAAAGCCCTCGATGTATAAGGTCTTGATGTTGAACGACGACTACACACCTATGGAATTCGTCGTTCATGTCTTGGAGCGCTTCTTTGCCAAGTCGCGCGAGGAGGCTACGCGGATCATGCTGCATGTGCACCGGCGGGGTGTGGGCTTGTGCGGCGTGTTCACCTACGAGGTGGCGGAGACGAAAGTCACGCAGGTGATGGACTTTGCGCGCCAGCACCAGCACCCGCTGCAATGTACGCTAGAAAAGGATTAA
- the mobA gene encoding molybdenum cofactor guanylyltransferase MobA: MTSDGIAGVLLAGGLSRRMGGGDKSLRTLGGRSILERIVATVRPQVGPLVLNANGDPARFAAFGLPVAADVVEGFAGPLAGVLTGMEWARANAPDCRWLASFATDAPFIPDDLVARLAAAVEREGADLACARSDRQEHPVFGLWRVDLADDLRRAMVEEDMRKVDAWTARYRLAVADFASDPVDPFFNTNRPDDLAEAERLMAAGLVR, from the coding sequence ATGACGAGTGATGGCATTGCCGGCGTGCTGCTGGCCGGCGGCCTGTCACGGCGCATGGGCGGCGGCGACAAGAGCCTGCGCACGCTGGGCGGGCGCAGCATCCTGGAGCGCATCGTCGCCACGGTGCGCCCGCAGGTCGGGCCGCTGGTGCTGAACGCCAACGGCGACCCGGCGCGCTTCGCCGCCTTCGGCCTGCCGGTGGCGGCGGACGTGGTGGAGGGCTTCGCTGGGCCGCTGGCCGGGGTGCTGACCGGGATGGAGTGGGCGCGGGCCAACGCGCCGGACTGCCGCTGGCTGGCCAGCTTTGCCACCGACGCGCCCTTCATTCCCGACGATCTGGTCGCGCGTCTGGCCGCGGCGGTGGAGCGCGAGGGCGCCGACCTCGCCTGCGCCCGGTCCGACAGGCAGGAGCATCCGGTCTTCGGGCTGTGGCGGGTGGATCTCGCCGACGACCTCCGCCGCGCCATGGTGGAGGAGGACATGCGCAAGGTGGACGCCTGGACCGCCCGGTACCGTCTCGCGGTTGCCGACTTCGCCTCCGATCCGGTAGACCCCTTCTTCAACACCAACCGCCCCGACGATCTGGCGGAGGCGGAACGGCTGATGGCGGCGGGACTGGTCCGATGA
- the clpA gene encoding ATP-dependent Clp protease ATP-binding subunit ClpA, with amino-acid sequence MLSRNLEQTLHRALAHANERRHEYATLEHLLLALTEDADAMAVLRACGVDLDRLRAELSDYLDNELANLITNRPDDAKPTAGFQRVLQRAAIHVQSSGREEVTGANVLVALFSERESHAVYFLQEQEMTRFDAVNYISHGIAKAPGRSEAKRVTGADEDAAAEKVVKKGSEALEAYCVNLNKKAASGKIDPLIGREQEVERTIQILCRRSKNNPLYVGDPGVGKTAIAEGLARRIVHGEVPEVLKGATIFALDMGSLLAGTRYRGDFEERLKAVVSELEATEGAVLFIDEIHTVIGAGATSGGAMDASNLLKPALASGSLRCIGSTTYKEYRNYFEKDRALVRRFQKIDVNEPTVEDAIKILQGIKTYYEKHHRVSYTNDAIRSAVELSAKYIGDRKLPDKAIDIIDEVGAAQMLLPENKRKKKISVKDVEAVVAKIARIPPKSVSRDDKETLLNLERDLKTMVFGQNKAIDALVSAIKLARAGLREPEKPIGNYLFTGPTGVGKTEVARQLSLTLGIELTRFDMSEYMERHTVSRLIGAPPGYVGFDQGGLLTDAIDQHPHCVLLLDEIEKAHPDLFNILLQIMDHGKLTDHNGKTVDFRNVILIMTSNAGAADMAKPAIGFERERRVGEDMEAVEKLFTPEFRNRLDAIIPFAPLTQEVINRVVDKFIMQMEAQLEDRGVTIELDDQAREWLGKKGYDPLYGARPLGRVIQEHLKKPLAEELLFGKLAKGGLVKVTVKDDKPAFEYTEGSRKRRSGDEDEDEVVHELAE; translated from the coding sequence ATGCTGTCGCGTAACTTGGAACAGACGCTGCACCGAGCCCTGGCCCATGCGAACGAGCGCAGGCACGAATACGCGACGCTCGAACACTTGCTGCTCGCATTGACCGAGGATGCCGATGCCATGGCCGTCTTGCGCGCTTGTGGGGTCGATCTGGACCGACTGCGCGCCGAACTCTCGGATTACCTCGACAACGAGCTTGCGAACCTGATCACGAACAGGCCCGATGATGCTAAGCCGACGGCTGGCTTCCAGCGGGTGCTGCAACGCGCGGCCATCCACGTCCAGTCGTCGGGGCGTGAAGAGGTGACGGGAGCAAATGTGCTCGTCGCCCTGTTCTCTGAACGCGAAAGCCACGCGGTCTATTTCCTGCAGGAGCAGGAGATGACCCGTTTCGACGCGGTGAACTACATCTCTCACGGAATCGCGAAGGCCCCGGGCCGCTCGGAAGCGAAGCGCGTTACCGGAGCCGACGAGGACGCGGCGGCGGAGAAGGTCGTGAAGAAAGGCAGCGAAGCCCTAGAGGCTTATTGCGTCAACCTGAACAAGAAGGCGGCCAGCGGGAAGATCGATCCGCTGATCGGACGGGAGCAGGAGGTCGAACGGACCATCCAGATCCTGTGCCGGCGGTCGAAGAACAACCCGCTGTATGTCGGTGACCCCGGTGTCGGCAAGACCGCCATCGCCGAGGGGCTGGCCCGCCGCATCGTCCATGGCGAGGTTCCGGAGGTGCTGAAGGGCGCCACCATCTTCGCGCTCGACATGGGCTCCCTGCTCGCCGGTACGCGGTACCGCGGCGACTTCGAAGAGCGCCTCAAGGCCGTCGTCTCCGAACTGGAGGCCACGGAAGGTGCCGTCCTCTTCATCGACGAGATCCACACGGTCATCGGCGCCGGTGCGACCTCGGGCGGTGCGATGGACGCCTCGAACCTGCTGAAGCCGGCCCTCGCCTCCGGCTCGCTGCGTTGCATCGGTTCGACGACCTACAAGGAATACCGGAACTATTTCGAGAAGGACCGGGCGCTCGTCCGGCGCTTCCAGAAGATCGACGTCAACGAGCCGACGGTCGAGGATGCGATCAAGATCCTCCAGGGGATCAAGACCTACTACGAGAAGCACCACCGGGTGAGCTACACCAACGACGCGATCCGTTCGGCGGTGGAGCTGTCCGCGAAGTACATCGGCGACCGCAAGCTGCCGGACAAGGCCATCGACATCATCGACGAGGTCGGCGCCGCGCAGATGCTGCTGCCGGAGAACAAGCGGAAGAAGAAGATCTCCGTCAAGGACGTGGAGGCGGTGGTCGCCAAGATCGCCCGCATCCCACCGAAGTCGGTCAGCCGCGACGACAAGGAGACGCTCCTCAACCTGGAGCGCGACCTGAAGACCATGGTCTTCGGCCAGAACAAGGCCATCGACGCGCTGGTCTCCGCCATCAAGCTGGCCCGCGCCGGCCTGCGCGAACCGGAGAAGCCGATCGGCAACTATCTGTTCACCGGCCCGACCGGCGTCGGCAAGACCGAGGTGGCCCGCCAGCTCTCCCTGACGCTGGGCATCGAGCTGACCCGCTTCGACATGTCGGAGTATATGGAGCGGCACACCGTCTCCCGCCTGATCGGCGCCCCTCCGGGCTATGTCGGGTTCGACCAGGGCGGCCTGCTGACCGACGCCATCGACCAGCATCCGCATTGCGTGCTGCTGCTCGACGAGATCGAGAAGGCCCATCCGGATCTGTTCAACATCCTGTTGCAGATCATGGATCACGGCAAGCTGACCGACCACAACGGCAAGACGGTGGACTTCCGCAACGTCATCCTCATCATGACCTCCAACGCGGGCGCCGCGGACATGGCCAAGCCGGCCATCGGCTTCGAGCGCGAGCGCCGGGTCGGCGAGGACATGGAAGCGGTGGAGAAGCTGTTCACGCCGGAGTTCCGCAACCGTCTGGATGCGATCATCCCCTTCGCGCCGCTGACCCAGGAGGTCATCAACCGCGTCGTGGACAAGTTCATCATGCAGATGGAAGCGCAGCTCGAGGACCGCGGCGTCACGATCGAACTCGACGATCAGGCTCGCGAGTGGCTGGGCAAGAAGGGCTACGATCCGCTCTACGGCGCGCGTCCGCTGGGCCGCGTGATCCAGGAGCATCTGAAGAAGCCGCTGGCGGAGGAGCTGCTGTTCGGCAAGCTCGCCAAGGGCGGTCTGGTCAAGGTCACCGTGAAGGACGACAAGCCCGCCTTCGAGTACACCGAGGGCTCGCGCAAGCGGCGCTCCGGCGACGAGGACGAGGACGAGGTCGTGCACGAACTGGCGGAATGA
- a CDS encoding D-alanyl-D-alanine carboxypeptidase family protein: MCGALAVLAVTVLAPLPALAAKYAAIVVDARTGEVLHEENADTLTYPASLTKMMTLYLTFDALDSGRLRLDQALPVSAWAEAQSPTKLGLRAGKTLRVEQAILGLVTKSANDASVVLAEALGGSEAKFAEMMTRKARELGMRNTVFRNSNGLPNMEQLTTARDFSILSRAMLSDHSRYYPYFSRRAFVYGGRSLNNHNRLMSRYEGMDGIKTGYTVASGFNLAASAVRDGRRLVAVVLGGKSAASRDARMEAILDKAFDKPSRGSEAPVVARAGDEDAPRVTAKGKPPAKAETIAQLASTVSTPAAVRPPARARDEDADSPKADGSKWGVQVGAFSTREASNRALTQATKQAPFLLRAAKPAVMPVKANGSTVYRARMVGLDERTARKVCSELTRNGHRCVPVSPNEKL, from the coding sequence TTGTGCGGCGCCCTGGCGGTGCTGGCGGTGACCGTCCTGGCGCCGCTGCCGGCGCTGGCCGCGAAATACGCGGCGATCGTCGTGGACGCGCGGACGGGTGAGGTGCTGCACGAGGAGAACGCCGACACCCTCACCTATCCGGCGTCGTTGACCAAGATGATGACGCTCTACCTGACCTTCGACGCGTTGGATTCAGGGCGGCTGCGGCTGGACCAGGCGCTGCCGGTGTCGGCCTGGGCGGAGGCGCAGTCCCCGACCAAGCTCGGGCTGCGCGCCGGCAAGACGCTGCGGGTGGAGCAGGCGATCCTCGGGCTGGTCACCAAGTCGGCCAACGACGCCTCGGTCGTGCTGGCGGAGGCGCTGGGCGGCAGCGAGGCGAAATTCGCCGAGATGATGACCCGCAAGGCCCGCGAACTGGGGATGCGCAACACCGTGTTCCGCAACTCCAACGGCCTCCCGAACATGGAGCAGCTGACCACGGCGCGCGACTTCTCCATTCTGTCGCGGGCGATGCTGTCCGACCACTCCCGCTATTATCCCTATTTCAGCCGGCGCGCCTTCGTCTATGGCGGGCGCAGCCTGAACAACCACAACCGGCTGATGTCGCGCTACGAGGGCATGGACGGCATCAAGACCGGCTACACCGTGGCCAGCGGCTTCAACCTCGCGGCGTCGGCGGTGCGCGACGGGCGCCGGCTGGTCGCCGTGGTGCTGGGCGGCAAGTCCGCGGCCTCGCGCGACGCCCGCATGGAAGCGATCCTGGACAAGGCGTTCGACAAGCCGAGCCGCGGTTCGGAGGCTCCGGTCGTCGCCCGCGCCGGGGACGAGGACGCGCCGCGCGTCACCGCCAAGGGCAAGCCGCCGGCCAAGGCGGAGACCATCGCGCAGCTCGCCTCCACCGTCTCCACTCCCGCCGCGGTCCGTCCGCCGGCCCGCGCCCGTGACGAAGACGCCGATTCGCCGAAGGCGGACGGGTCGAAATGGGGAGTCCAGGTCGGCGCCTTCTCCACGCGGGAGGCGAGCAACCGGGCATTGACCCAGGCGACCAAGCAGGCGCCCTTCCTGCTGCGCGCCGCCAAGCCGGCGGTGATGCCGGTGAAGGCGAACGGCTCCACCGTCTACCGCGCCCGCATGGTCGGGCTGGACGAGCGCACGGCCCGCAAGGTCTGCTCGGAACTGACCCGCAACGGCCACCGCTGCGTCCCGGTGTCTCCGAACGAGAAGCTGTAA
- a CDS encoding phasin family protein — MTTVTKAKPAPAPTQAFESAAAQAKEQVEGFVKAGQEQAAKTFEQTASATKEQVEKLSSQLLKISAELQALNKANVEALIQSGSIATQGAEELTREVTAYAQASFDKSVTTGKALLTAKSLKEVVDLQSEYVKASFDAFVAESSRLQGIGTRVATAALTPLKDRVSVTVSTLSKPIAA, encoded by the coding sequence ATGACGACCGTGACGAAGGCCAAGCCGGCCCCCGCCCCCACCCAGGCGTTCGAGAGCGCCGCCGCCCAGGCCAAGGAGCAGGTCGAGGGCTTCGTCAAGGCCGGCCAGGAGCAGGCCGCGAAGACGTTCGAGCAGACCGCGTCCGCCACCAAGGAGCAGGTCGAGAAGCTGTCCTCCCAGCTTCTGAAGATCTCCGCCGAGCTTCAGGCCCTGAACAAGGCCAACGTGGAAGCGCTGATCCAGAGCGGCAGCATCGCCACCCAGGGTGCGGAGGAGCTGACCCGCGAGGTGACCGCCTACGCCCAGGCGTCCTTCGACAAGTCGGTCACCACCGGCAAGGCCCTGCTGACCGCCAAGTCGCTGAAGGAGGTCGTCGATCTCCAGAGCGAGTATGTGAAGGCCAGCTTCGACGCCTTCGTCGCGGAGTCCTCCCGCCTCCAGGGCATCGGCACCCGCGTCGCCACGGCGGCCCTGACCCCGCTGAAGGACCGCGTGTCGGTCACCGTCAGCACCCTGTCCAAGCCGATCGCGGCCTGA
- the fdhD gene encoding formate dehydrogenase accessory sulfurtransferase FdhD, which translates to MDLSEFTIRPDPANPKLTERVSGLDQDGRPVEASVTVERPLTLYLNGQEIVTMMTIADYPDYLAVGYLLNQNMLKRDDRITGIDYDEEIDTVVVRTERVTNYEQKLKKKTLTSGCAQGTAFGDVMETFESVRLNPDARLKTSWIYALSKKINLTPSLYLEAGAIHGCVLCQDDRPLVYMEDVGRHNAVDKVAGYMHLHGVPAHDKIFYTTGRLTSEMVIKTVQMGIPILISRSGFTAWGVELGRQANLTMVGRAKGKRFLALAGTDRLDFDADPAAVGDEGGRHQRKGSRDDE; encoded by the coding sequence ATGGACCTCTCGGAATTCACCATAAGGCCGGACCCGGCGAATCCCAAGCTGACGGAGCGCGTTTCCGGGCTGGATCAGGACGGGCGCCCGGTGGAGGCGTCGGTCACCGTGGAACGGCCGCTGACGCTGTACCTGAACGGGCAGGAGATCGTCACCATGATGACGATCGCCGACTACCCCGACTATCTGGCGGTGGGCTATCTGCTCAACCAGAACATGCTGAAGCGCGACGACCGGATCACCGGCATCGACTACGACGAGGAGATCGACACCGTCGTCGTCCGCACCGAGCGCGTCACGAATTACGAGCAGAAGCTCAAGAAGAAGACGCTGACCTCCGGTTGCGCCCAGGGCACCGCCTTCGGCGATGTGATGGAGACCTTCGAGTCGGTGCGGCTGAACCCCGACGCGCGGCTGAAGACCTCCTGGATCTACGCCCTGTCGAAGAAGATCAACCTGACCCCCAGCCTGTATCTGGAGGCCGGCGCCATCCACGGCTGCGTGCTCTGCCAGGACGACCGTCCCCTCGTCTACATGGAGGACGTCGGGCGGCACAACGCGGTGGACAAGGTGGCGGGCTACATGCACCTGCACGGCGTGCCGGCGCACGACAAGATCTTCTACACGACCGGGCGCCTGACCTCGGAGATGGTCATCAAGACGGTGCAGATGGGCATCCCGATCCTGATCTCCCGCTCCGGCTTCACCGCCTGGGGGGTGGAGCTGGGACGGCAGGCCAACCTGACCATGGTCGGGCGGGCCAAGGGCAAGCGCTTCCTCGCCCTGGCCGGCACCGACCGGCTGGACTTCGACGCCGACCCGGCCGCGGTCGGGGACGAGGGCGGACGCCACCAGCGCAAGGGGAGCCGCGATGACGAGTGA
- a CDS encoding phasin family protein, with translation MTDKFAAATKTFEDAVSAAKQNVDGLVKAQQEQFEKASAQILKGFDELTALTKGNVDAVVKSGTIVAKGAEEAGKQVASFTQSSLEKSAATGKALLAVKTVQELVELQSSFAKASFETFVKESAKLQELSLKTAKDAFAPINDRLQVTVETLSKPVAAKAA, from the coding sequence ATGACCGACAAGTTCGCCGCCGCCACCAAGACCTTCGAAGACGCCGTCTCCGCCGCCAAGCAGAACGTCGACGGCCTGGTCAAGGCCCAGCAGGAGCAGTTCGAGAAGGCCTCGGCCCAGATCCTGAAGGGCTTCGACGAGCTGACCGCCCTGACCAAGGGCAACGTCGACGCCGTCGTGAAGTCGGGCACCATCGTCGCCAAGGGCGCCGAGGAAGCCGGCAAGCAGGTCGCCTCCTTCACCCAGTCCTCGCTGGAGAAGAGCGCCGCCACCGGCAAGGCCCTGCTGGCCGTCAAGACCGTCCAGGAGCTGGTCGAGCTGCAGAGCAGCTTCGCCAAGGCGAGCTTCGAGACCTTCGTCAAGGAGAGCGCCAAGCTGCAGGAGCTGTCGCTGAAGACCGCCAAGGACGCCTTCGCGCCGATCAACGACCGCCTCCAGGTCACGGTCGAGACGCTGTCCAAGCCGGTCGCGGCGAAGGCCGCCTGA
- a CDS encoding DUF3305 domain-containing protein, translating to MSEALNRTETMALGIVLERRKGTSAWADWAWRPVSVIPGAPPVDGSWRLLREGEGWAHFHAATLPLELFRSDTEGYKLNLSQEPPRLWVVLRPDETGEPGGVVPFVVTASAHECEAYQVSGVEMVETVPMPPEVTALVRDFTEQHHVDVPFVKRERKRHFPKQG from the coding sequence ATGAGCGAAGCGCTGAACAGAACCGAGACGATGGCCTTGGGCATCGTGCTGGAGCGCCGCAAGGGCACCAGCGCCTGGGCGGACTGGGCGTGGCGTCCGGTTTCGGTGATTCCCGGCGCCCCGCCGGTCGACGGTTCCTGGCGCCTGCTGCGCGAGGGGGAGGGCTGGGCGCATTTCCACGCCGCGACCCTGCCGCTGGAGCTGTTCCGCAGCGACACCGAAGGCTACAAGCTGAACCTGTCGCAGGAGCCGCCGCGCCTCTGGGTCGTGCTGCGCCCGGACGAGACGGGCGAGCCGGGGGGTGTCGTGCCCTTCGTCGTCACCGCCTCCGCCCACGAATGCGAGGCTTATCAGGTGAGCGGCGTGGAGATGGTGGAGACGGTGCCGATGCCGCCGGAGGTCACGGCCCTGGTCCGCGACTTCACCGAGCAGCACCATGTGGATGTCCCCTTCGTGAAGCGCGAGCGCAAGCGGCACTTCCCGAAGCAGGGGTGA
- a CDS encoding substrate-binding domain-containing protein encodes MLRRSFVLGCAAAAALLLGSVQPSTAADRFITVASTTSTEDSGLFKSILPKFTEKTGIEVRVVAKGTGQAIDIAKRGDADVLFVHHKPSEDKFVAEGFSTERKPVMYNDFVIVGPKADPAKVGGSKDVSAALKSIAAAKAPFVSRGDDSGTHKSEQALWKTAGVDPTTGDGWYRAIGQGMGATLNTAAAVSGYAMTDRATWLSFKNRGDLDILVEGDKRLFNQYGVMLVNPAKFSHVKAADGQAFVDWLVSAEGQQAIADYKINGNSLFFPNANEPGA; translated from the coding sequence ATGCTGCGCCGTTCTTTCGTGCTGGGATGCGCCGCCGCGGCGGCTCTGCTGCTCGGCTCCGTTCAGCCGTCCACCGCCGCCGACCGCTTCATCACCGTGGCCTCCACCACCTCGACCGAGGATTCGGGGCTGTTCAAGTCGATCCTGCCGAAGTTCACGGAGAAGACCGGGATCGAGGTCCGCGTGGTCGCCAAGGGCACCGGCCAGGCCATCGACATCGCCAAGCGCGGCGACGCCGACGTGCTGTTCGTCCATCACAAGCCGTCGGAGGACAAGTTCGTCGCCGAGGGCTTCAGCACCGAGCGCAAGCCGGTCATGTACAACGACTTCGTGATCGTCGGGCCGAAGGCCGACCCGGCCAAGGTCGGCGGCAGCAAGGACGTGTCCGCCGCGCTGAAGAGCATCGCCGCCGCCAAGGCCCCCTTCGTGTCGCGCGGCGACGACAGCGGCACGCACAAGTCGGAGCAGGCGCTGTGGAAGACCGCCGGCGTCGATCCCACGACGGGCGACGGCTGGTACCGCGCCATCGGCCAGGGCATGGGCGCCACGCTGAACACCGCCGCCGCGGTGAGCGGCTACGCCATGACCGACCGCGCCACCTGGCTCAGCTTCAAGAACCGCGGCGACCTCGACATCCTGGTGGAGGGCGACAAGCGCCTGTTCAACCAGTATGGCGTCATGCTGGTGAACCCGGCCAAGTTCAGCCACGTCAAGGCCGCCGACGGGCAGGCCTTCGTCGATTGGCTGGTCTCCGCCGAGGGCCAGCAGGCCATCGCGGATTACAAGATCAACGGCAACTCGCTGTTCTTCCCGAACGCCAACGAGCCGGGTGCCTGA
- a CDS encoding DUF3306 domain-containing protein: protein MTDESFLSRWSRLKRQPVAPSPEPALEPAQPPPAEEPPAQLPVEVAAEPAETAPEAAPEPDDPLKDLPPVEELTLESDFTPFLRAEVPDDLHRQALRKLWTSDPVFANDDGLKDYADDYASLFTGSSPVKTLYRVGKGFLDAAEEAAEKAEQATGEMGDADEGAKEIVALPEGSEPEQVPSASQEPDIDMIKRA from the coding sequence ATGACCGACGAATCCTTCCTCTCCCGCTGGTCCCGCCTGAAGCGGCAGCCCGTCGCCCCCTCCCCGGAGCCGGCCCTGGAGCCAGCACAGCCGCCGCCGGCCGAGGAGCCGCCTGCGCAACTCCCGGTGGAAGTGGCGGCCGAGCCAGCCGAGACCGCGCCGGAAGCCGCGCCGGAACCCGACGACCCGCTGAAGGACCTTCCCCCCGTGGAAGAACTGACGCTGGAGTCCGACTTCACGCCCTTCCTGCGGGCGGAAGTCCCGGACGACCTGCACCGGCAGGCGCTGCGCAAGCTGTGGACCTCCGACCCGGTCTTCGCCAACGACGACGGGCTGAAGGACTACGCCGACGACTACGCCAGCCTGTTCACCGGGTCCTCGCCGGTGAAGACGCTCTACCGCGTCGGCAAGGGCTTCCTCGACGCCGCGGAAGAGGCGGCCGAGAAGGCGGAACAGGCGACCGGCGAGATGGGCGACGCCGATGAGGGCGCAAAAGAAATAGTGGCGCTTCCCGAAGGTTCGGAGCCTGAGCAGGTCCCCTCTGCTTCGCAGGAACCCGATATCGATATGATAAAAAGAGCATAG
- a CDS encoding ABC transporter permease gives MHEFGLAFVTAFHLIADFDPGLVGIVGLSLRVSLTAVLLSALIGLPLGAAVAAFRFPGRRAVTLFLNTAMGLPPVVVGLIVYLILSRSGPLGVLGLLFTPTAMIVAQTVLIVPIVAALTRQIVEDLLMEYGDLLRVMGAGPLTTLLTLLSEARWSLLTIVLAGFGRASAEVGAVMIVGGNIDRVTRVMTTSIALETSKGDLPLALGLGVILMTLSLSVNLAAAMVRETRRA, from the coding sequence ATGCATGAGTTCGGTCTGGCCTTCGTCACCGCCTTCCACCTGATCGCCGATTTCGACCCCGGTCTGGTGGGGATCGTCGGCCTGTCGCTGCGCGTCAGCCTGACCGCCGTCCTGCTGTCGGCCCTGATCGGCCTGCCGCTGGGCGCCGCCGTAGCCGCCTTCCGCTTTCCGGGGCGGCGCGCGGTGACCCTGTTCCTGAACACGGCGATGGGGCTGCCACCGGTGGTGGTGGGGCTGATCGTTTACCTGATCCTCTCCCGCTCCGGCCCGCTGGGGGTGCTGGGGCTGCTGTTCACCCCGACCGCGATGATCGTGGCCCAGACCGTGTTGATCGTGCCCATCGTCGCTGCCCTGACCCGCCAGATCGTCGAGGATCTGCTGATGGAGTATGGCGACCTGCTGAGGGTGATGGGGGCCGGGCCGCTGACCACCCTGCTCACCTTGCTGTCGGAAGCGCGCTGGAGCCTGCTGACCATCGTGCTGGCCGGCTTCGGCCGGGCCTCGGCCGAGGTCGGGGCGGTGATGATCGTCGGCGGCAACATCGACCGGGTGACCCGCGTCATGACCACCTCCATCGCGCTGGAGACCAGCAAGGGCGACCTGCCGCTGGCGCTCGGCCTCGGCGTCATCCTGATGACTCTGTCGCTGTCGGTGAACCTCGCCGCCGCCATGGTGCGGGAGACGCGCCGGGCCTGA
- a CDS encoding YegP family protein — MSTGKAPKYKVYKDHRNEWRWTFHAANGEAIAVSSEGYTAERDCLHGIALMKGSNDAVVLVEE; from the coding sequence ATGTCCACGGGCAAGGCTCCCAAATACAAGGTCTACAAGGATCACCGCAACGAATGGCGCTGGACCTTCCACGCCGCCAACGGCGAGGCCATCGCCGTCAGCAGCGAGGGCTACACGGCCGAGCGCGACTGCCTGCACGGCATCGCTCTGATGAAGGGTTCCAACGACGCGGTCGTCCTGGTCGAGGAATGA
- a CDS encoding peptidase, whose product MTYCLGIKTRDGLIGLSDGRITSGSQLSSARKVTMVGSGGDRFFILNSGLRSVRDKTLAYLRRDMSRRRGETYPTMLDALSAFTACLRQVAAEDKEALEASKLAFNLHAIIGGQLAEDREPYMFLVYPEGNWIEVDERTPYLSIGATAYGKPILDRALSYSTDMRTALKIAYLSFDSTRFSSNDVGFPIDMVTFNAEERLWRQSNFDYDDLVEQRLWWNRNITELARRMPDGPWVDTLLAAGARADVAEEEVV is encoded by the coding sequence ATGACCTATTGCCTCGGCATCAAGACCCGCGACGGCCTGATCGGCCTGTCCGACGGGCGCATCACCAGCGGTTCGCAGCTGTCGTCCGCGCGCAAGGTGACCATGGTGGGCAGCGGCGGCGACCGCTTCTTCATCCTGAATTCCGGCCTGCGCAGCGTGCGCGACAAGACGCTGGCCTACCTGCGCCGCGACATGTCCCGCCGCCGCGGCGAGACCTACCCGACCATGCTGGACGCGCTGTCGGCCTTCACGGCCTGCCTGCGCCAAGTGGCGGCGGAGGACAAGGAGGCGCTGGAGGCGTCCAAGCTGGCCTTCAACCTGCACGCCATCATCGGCGGCCAACTTGCCGAGGACCGCGAGCCCTACATGTTCCTGGTCTATCCGGAGGGCAACTGGATCGAGGTGGACGAGCGCACCCCCTACCTGTCGATCGGCGCCACCGCCTACGGCAAGCCGATCCTCGACCGCGCGCTGTCCTACAGCACGGACATGCGGACGGCGCTGAAGATCGCCTACCTGTCCTTCGACAGCACGCGCTTCTCATCCAACGACGTCGGCTTCCCCATCGACATGGTGACCTTCAACGCCGAGGAGCGGCTGTGGCGCCAGTCGAACTTCGATTACGACGATCTGGTCGAGCAGCGCCTGTGGTGGAACCGGAACATCACCGAGTTGGCCCGCCGCATGCCGGACGGCCCGTGGGTGGACACGCTGCTGGCTGCGGGCGCGCGGGCGGATGTCGCTGAGGAAGAGGTGGTCTAG